One region of Salvia miltiorrhiza cultivar Shanhuang (shh) chromosome 3, IMPLAD_Smil_shh, whole genome shotgun sequence genomic DNA includes:
- the LOC131014080 gene encoding uncharacterized protein LOC131014080 isoform X1 produces the protein MLTVLPEIIEDQNGDFRVTSARRKEYGQELLAQTPTVLEFLMQQIGEGVGNNVQHHDRNRKILRCLLSWTLDILLQILVVFPKVEPLRSKVTSFIHRMVDTLGPSIFPYLPNALGQLLIESEQHLQLNGLSACLIIGLVWFRYTSIVWKLYFRPSIWSYVFLSLIKYLLRGMRGVALCLILLFESLLGFLGLLCSTVVPTAGGLSSRDWISWAFVFQAVVYTGFMTILLLYSVAATAVLFMYCKALQGELAFEIAEEFAQEYIRLPFDDGKLSHVVYVV, from the exons ATGCTGACAGTCTTGCCTGAAATCATTGAAGATCAAAATGGTGATTTCCGTGTAACCTCTGCTCGACGTAAAGAGTATGGACAAGAG CTTCTTGCACAAACTCCTACGGTGCTGGAGTTTCTAATGCAGCAGATTGGTGAGGGTGTTGGGAACAACGTCCAACATCATGACAGGAACAGAAAGATATTACGTTGTTTGCTGAGCTGG ACTTTGGATATTCTCCTGCAAATTCTTGTTGTCTTCCCAAAGGTAGAACCCCTGCGAAGTAAG GTTACCTCTTTCATTCATCGTATGGTGGACACTCTAGGACCTTCAATATTTCCTTATCTTCCGAATGCACTGGGCCAGTTGCTAATAGAAAGTGAG CAACATCTTCAGCTAAATGGGCTGAGTGCATGTTTGATCATCGGGCTTGTATGGTTTAGATACACTTCTATTGTATGGAAACTATACTTTCGACCAAGTATATGGTCATATGTTTTCCTCAGCCTCATTAAGTACTTATTGAGAGGGATGAGAGGCGTGGCGCTTTGCTTGATTCTGTTGTTTGAATCGCTGCTTGGCTTCCTGGGCTTGCTGTGCTCGACGGTGGTGCCCACCGCGGGCGGATTGAGCAGCAGGGACTGGATTAGCTGGGCATTCGTGTTTCAGGCCGTCGTATACACGGGGTTTATGACGATTCTGTTGCTCTACAGTGTGGCGGCTACTGCTGTGCTGTTTATGTATTGCAAGGCTTTGCAGGGGGAGCTTGCCTTTGAGATTGCGGAGGAGTTCGCGCAGGAGTATATCCGGCTGCCTTTCGATGATGGGAAGCTTTCCCACGTTGTCTACGTCGTGTAG
- the LOC131014080 gene encoding uncharacterized protein LOC131014080 isoform X2, which produces MLLAQTPTVLEFLMQQIGEGVGNNVQHHDRNRKILRCLLSWTLDILLQILVVFPKVEPLRSKVTSFIHRMVDTLGPSIFPYLPNALGQLLIESEQHLQLNGLSACLIIGLVWFRYTSIVWKLYFRPSIWSYVFLSLIKYLLRGMRGVALCLILLFESLLGFLGLLCSTVVPTAGGLSSRDWISWAFVFQAVVYTGFMTILLLYSVAATAVLFMYCKALQGELAFEIAEEFAQEYIRLPFDDGKLSHVVYVV; this is translated from the exons ATG CTTCTTGCACAAACTCCTACGGTGCTGGAGTTTCTAATGCAGCAGATTGGTGAGGGTGTTGGGAACAACGTCCAACATCATGACAGGAACAGAAAGATATTACGTTGTTTGCTGAGCTGG ACTTTGGATATTCTCCTGCAAATTCTTGTTGTCTTCCCAAAGGTAGAACCCCTGCGAAGTAAG GTTACCTCTTTCATTCATCGTATGGTGGACACTCTAGGACCTTCAATATTTCCTTATCTTCCGAATGCACTGGGCCAGTTGCTAATAGAAAGTGAG CAACATCTTCAGCTAAATGGGCTGAGTGCATGTTTGATCATCGGGCTTGTATGGTTTAGATACACTTCTATTGTATGGAAACTATACTTTCGACCAAGTATATGGTCATATGTTTTCCTCAGCCTCATTAAGTACTTATTGAGAGGGATGAGAGGCGTGGCGCTTTGCTTGATTCTGTTGTTTGAATCGCTGCTTGGCTTCCTGGGCTTGCTGTGCTCGACGGTGGTGCCCACCGCGGGCGGATTGAGCAGCAGGGACTGGATTAGCTGGGCATTCGTGTTTCAGGCCGTCGTATACACGGGGTTTATGACGATTCTGTTGCTCTACAGTGTGGCGGCTACTGCTGTGCTGTTTATGTATTGCAAGGCTTTGCAGGGGGAGCTTGCCTTTGAGATTGCGGAGGAGTTCGCGCAGGAGTATATCCGGCTGCCTTTCGATGATGGGAAGCTTTCCCACGTTGTCTACGTCGTGTAG